From a single Rutidosis leptorrhynchoides isolate AG116_Rl617_1_P2 chromosome 5, CSIRO_AGI_Rlap_v1, whole genome shotgun sequence genomic region:
- the LOC139850000 gene encoding enhancer of rudimentary homolog — protein sequence MSNRHTIILMQTSQNRASRTFMDYESISKAMDGICALYERKLKELNPTMRNITYDIQDLYNFIDGLADLSALVYDQSIQAYLPNDRQWIRNRMFNHLKRLAQ from the exons ATG TCGAATAGGCACACTATTATACTCATGCAGACTTCTCAAAACCGAGCATCTCGGACATTCATGGATTATGAGTCAATAAGTAAAGCGATGGATG GTATATGCGCGCTATATGAAAGGAAACTCAAGGAATTGAATCCAACCATGCGAAACATCACTTATGACATACAAGATCTCTATAACTTCATCGACGGGCTTGCTGACTTGAGTGCGTTAGT CTACGATCAGTCAATTCAAGCATATCTCCCGAACGACCGACAGTGGATTAGAAACCGAATGTTCAATCATCTGAAGAGGCTGGCCCAGTGA